A region from the Rosa rugosa chromosome 6, drRosRugo1.1, whole genome shotgun sequence genome encodes:
- the LOC133713667 gene encoding spindle and kinetochore-associated protein 1 homolog isoform X1, whose protein sequence is MEAEKAGASLDSLIAGFNSRISELQELVIARNMYPVSSVTDLTAVDAAVKAMELQVQTIKDRVRDETLAIPKAKKLIDASLRQQRKLKDMSIYAPTHVPERMSMLNLDTNRCLFPESSQQNTGSGTFKLEEDPAPPPPPPKEKKGRSMPPLWFVSAEELDSLSSYMRGRLTLEKVNAAINDMATYAEANYQLIAAPKKNVAGDRWEKALEIRDIAMHEAVKGKHFFLETDMKGPSLKLDNSGKAILTVLRHLGRVSETRMGHHRVIILLKPH, encoded by the exons atggaggcgGAGAAAGCAGGGGCGTCGTTGGACTCGCTGATCGCCGGGTTCAACAGTCggatctcggagctccaagagCTCGTTATTGCCCGAAACA TGTACCCGGTCAGCAGCGTCACTGATTTGACGGCCGTCGACGCCGCAGTGAAGGCCATGGAGCTTCAGGTCCAGACCATCAAGGACCGGGTACGCGACGAAACCCTAGCCATCCCCAAAGCAAAA AAACTGATCGATGCATCTCTGAGGCAGCAAAGGAAATTGAAGGATATGTCAATTTATGCCCCCACTCATGTTCCTGAAAGGATGTCAATGTTGAATTTGGATACAAATAGATG TTTATTTCCAGAAAGCTCTCAGCAAAACACTGGTTCTGGGACCTTCAAGCTTGAGGAGGATCctgcaccaccaccaccaccacctaag GAGAAAAAGGGTCGTTCCATGCCACCATTGTGGTTTGTAAGTGCTGAAGAGCTGGATTCCTTGTCATC GTACATGAGAGGAAGGCTTACACTAGAGAAAGTGAATGCAGCTATTAATGACATGGCAACATATGCTGAAGCAAATTATCAGCTTATAGCTGCTCCCAAGAAGAAT GTGGCAGGAGACCGTTGGGAAAAGGCTCTG GAAATAAGAGATATAGCAATGCATGAAGCAGTGAAGGGAAAACACTTCTTTCTTGAAACTGACATGAAAggaccatccttgaagcttgacaaCTCTGGAAAAGCAATACTAACT GTGCTTCGTCACCTTGGTCGTGTAAGTGAGACACGGATGGGTCATCATCGGGTGATCATTCTTTTGAAGCCTCATTGA
- the LOC133713667 gene encoding spindle and kinetochore-associated protein 1 homolog isoform X2 has protein sequence MEAEKAGASLDSLIAGFNSRISELQELVIARNMYPVSSVTDLTAVDAAVKAMELQVQTIKDRKLIDASLRQQRKLKDMSIYAPTHVPERMSMLNLDTNRCLFPESSQQNTGSGTFKLEEDPAPPPPPPKEKKGRSMPPLWFVSAEELDSLSSYMRGRLTLEKVNAAINDMATYAEANYQLIAAPKKNVAGDRWEKALEIRDIAMHEAVKGKHFFLETDMKGPSLKLDNSGKAILTVLRHLGRVSETRMGHHRVIILLKPH, from the exons atggaggcgGAGAAAGCAGGGGCGTCGTTGGACTCGCTGATCGCCGGGTTCAACAGTCggatctcggagctccaagagCTCGTTATTGCCCGAAACA TGTACCCGGTCAGCAGCGTCACTGATTTGACGGCCGTCGACGCCGCAGTGAAGGCCATGGAGCTTCAGGTCCAGACCATCAAGGACCGG AAACTGATCGATGCATCTCTGAGGCAGCAAAGGAAATTGAAGGATATGTCAATTTATGCCCCCACTCATGTTCCTGAAAGGATGTCAATGTTGAATTTGGATACAAATAGATG TTTATTTCCAGAAAGCTCTCAGCAAAACACTGGTTCTGGGACCTTCAAGCTTGAGGAGGATCctgcaccaccaccaccaccacctaag GAGAAAAAGGGTCGTTCCATGCCACCATTGTGGTTTGTAAGTGCTGAAGAGCTGGATTCCTTGTCATC GTACATGAGAGGAAGGCTTACACTAGAGAAAGTGAATGCAGCTATTAATGACATGGCAACATATGCTGAAGCAAATTATCAGCTTATAGCTGCTCCCAAGAAGAAT GTGGCAGGAGACCGTTGGGAAAAGGCTCTG GAAATAAGAGATATAGCAATGCATGAAGCAGTGAAGGGAAAACACTTCTTTCTTGAAACTGACATGAAAggaccatccttgaagcttgacaaCTCTGGAAAAGCAATACTAACT GTGCTTCGTCACCTTGGTCGTGTAAGTGAGACACGGATGGGTCATCATCGGGTGATCATTCTTTTGAAGCCTCATTGA
- the LOC133715204 gene encoding TMV resistance protein N-like: MAASSSSSCGGTFKYDVFINFRGEDTRRCFVCHLYEDLKQKALDTFIDSEELRKGDDLSELFKAIQDSRLSIVVFSKDYASSKWCLKELVQILECMDRRSQIVVPIFYEVDPSHVRNLKEAFAEAFAKHESGSNVDKEELESWKSSLNRATNLSGWDSKNYRDDTQLIGSIVEDILQKLIHISPSKTDGLIGMDSHMDKIDSLLQLGVDDFRIVGIWGMGGIGKSTIARAFFDRIARQFEHKCFLNNVKEGFITKKGAVQMVEELLSRILGVNNPRTLDGGLNMIRKRLRKKRVLLVLDDVDDQDQIETLIGEKPAFGGGSRIIITTRDKKLLARFLIYEPKLFTNKEALELFRRYAFRTNKYSKIYDAISRRALKYARGLPLALKVLGGMLDNKTVQEWEYELEKIKKIPTTFLDNKIGRVLWASYDGLDEYDKKIFLDIACFFKREKKDFVTKFHESCGFFPQNGLRVLEERSLVSVSCYGELEMHDLIWEVGRDIVHRESTEDPGMRSRLWGYEDVQQVLAENTATKVEGINLDLSKLKKVCVNDEAFVSMRRLRLLQLSEYHYGKEDDYKNDYKIEWRKEDYEPCVQDVSENLKFPLNELRVLVWHGCPLKSFPSDFLPEKLIYVDMCYSRIEQLWEETKPLQNLIYIDLSCSKYLIKTPDFTEATSLEKLKLKGCTSLLEVHPSISALQSLVELDLRGCTNLKKFPNISRNMKGGLYLDETAITEMPSSINDLSELQALSLTGCRELRSLPRSIHMKSLEFLDLSHCSKLTKFPEISDVMEKLEELKLDGTAIEELPSSINNLTGLDELSLRNCISLVCLPDNICNLEELSQLDLTGCSNLSKLPENFGNLRSSWDDLDLTGCSNLSKLPENFGNLRSSWDDLDLTGCSNLSKLPENFGNLRSSWDDLYWDDDNRLELEGSGIKQLPFSVLCMESFSCNGCKEMTAPFSSWPTWNHQNPGYSVLTDLDLSDCNLLELSDGIAHLSSLLELDLSGNNNLESLPAAMNCLGDLTWLNLRGCKSLKSIPELSSSIREINAQDCTSLETVSTPQPPFAENICFKFFNCFKLVNTNLFIDIVESATHNQDYESEEEDDDSEDGPCCLMTLPGSDIPDWFNHQSRGSSVTVQLPPNWLPNKFLGFAICAISNLRGDNYITTLQSAYCCCTLKANDGQDNFYFPLSSYLSYYLSGTGRPLDSDHMLLGYTNFRSLGEWHNERKYTEARFSIVAEDDEVAEDDEMAENYEVVEDDEVVEDDEMAENYEVVEDDEVVEDDEMAENYEVVEDDEVVEDDEMAENYEVVENYEVVQDDEVAEEDESDDWEDCTWTTSCGVRLFHTNPPSSLDLICNLENRETEIGSKREREKH, translated from the exons ATGGCTGCTTCTTCGTCTTCATCATGTGGAGGCACATTCAAGTACGACGTTTTCATCAATTTCAGAGGCGAAGACACACGTAGGTGTTTCGTCTGCCATCTTTACGAAGATCTGAAACAGAAAGCACTCGACACCTTCATAGATTCCGAAGAGCTTAGAAAAGGCGACGACCTTTCGGAGCTATTCAAAGCCATTCAAGACTCGAGGCTTTCGATTGTAGTTTTCTCTAAAGACTACGCATCTTCTAAATGGTGCTTAAAAGAACTGGTCCAGATCTTGGAGTGTATGGATAGGCGGAGCCAGATTGTGGTGCCCATTTTCTATGAAGTAGATCCCTCCCATGTTCGCAACCTTAAGGAAGCTTTTGCAGAAGCTTTTGCAAAACATGAAAGCGGTTCCAATGTCGACAAAGAAGAGTTGGAGAGCTGGAAGTCCAGTTTAAACAGAGCCACCAATTTATCTGGCTGGGATTCCAAAAATTATCG GGATGATACCCAGCTTATCGGCAGCATTGTAGAAGACATTTTGCAGAAATTGATCCACATCTCACCAAGTAAAACCGATGGCTTGATTGGAATGGATTCTCACATGGATAAAATTGATTCGCTATTACAGCTGGGGGTGGATGATTTTCGCATTGTTGGAATCTGGGGTATGGGTGGCATCGGCAAGTCAACCATAGCTAGAGCTTTTTTTGACAGAATTGCTCGTCAATTTGAACACAAATGCTTTCTTAATAATGTGAAGGAGGGCTTCATTACAAAAAAGGGTGCAGTACAAATGGTTGAAGAACTTCTATCCAGAATTCTAGGGGTAAACAATCCACGCACTTTGGATGGAGGCCTGAATATGATAAGGAAAAGATTACGTAAGAAAAGagttcttcttgttcttgatgatgtggacGATCAGGACCAAATTGAAACTTTGATTGGAGAGAAACCTGCATTTGGTGGTGGGAGCAGAATTATTATAACAACCAGAGATAAGAAGTTACTAGCTAGATTTTTGATATACGAGCCCAAGTTGTTCACTAATAAAGAAGCTCTTGAACTCTTTAGACGGTATGCTTTCAGAACAAACAAATATTCAAAGATTTATGATGCTATTTCAAGGCGTGCCTTAAAATATGCGCGTGGTCTTCCTTTAGCACTCAAAGTCTTGGGAGGTATGCTTGATAACAAAACTGTACAGGAGTGGGAGTATGAGTTGGAGAAGATAAAGAAAATCCCAACCACGTTTCTTGATAATAAGATTGGACGTGTGCTTTGGGCAAGCTATGATGGATTGGATGAATATGACAAGAAAATATTTCTAgatattgcatgtttctttaagagagagaagaaagatttTGTAACAAAGTTTCATGAAAGTTGTGGCTTTTTTCCCCAGAATGGACTAAGAGTTTTGGAAGAAAGATCTCTTGTAAGTGTCTCATGTTATGGTGAACTGGAGATGCATGATTTGATATGGGAAGTGGGTAGGGACATCGTCCACCGAGAATCTACTGAAGATCCAGGAATGCGTAGTAGATTATGGGGTTATGAAGATGTTCAGCAAGTGTTAGCTGAAAATACG GCTACGAAAGTTGAAGGCATAAACCTAGATTTGTCAAAGTTAAAAAAGGTATGCGTAAATGATGAAGCTTTTGTTAGCATGAGGAGACTAAGGCTACTCCAGCTTTCTGAATATCATTATGGAAAGGAAGATGATTATAAAAATGATTATAAAATTGAATGGCGAAAAGAAGATTATGAACCCTGTGTACAAGACGTGAGTGAGAACTTAAAGTTTCCTTTGAATGAgttgagagttcttgtgtggcATGGATGCCCACTAAAGTCTTTCCCAAGTGATTTTCTACCGGAAAAACTTATTTACGTCGACATGTGTTATAGTCGTATCGAACAACTTTGGGAAGAAACTAAG CCTTTGCAAAACTTGATATACATAGATTTAAGTTGCTCAAAGTATCTAATCAAAACCCCCGACTTCACTGAGGCAACAAGTCTTGAGAAACTGAAGCTTAAAGGATGTACAAGTTTACTGGAGGTTCACCCATCCATTTCAGCTCTTCAAAGCCTCGTTGAGTTGGACCTACGAGGCTGCACAAATCTCAAGAAATTTCCAAATATATCCAGAAATATGAAGGGTGGACTTTACCTAGATGAGACTGCAATTACAGAAATGCCCTCGTCAATTAATGATCTCTCCGAGCTGCAGGCTTTGAGCCTTACTGGTTGCAGAGAACTCAGGAGTCTTCCGCGCAGCATTCACATGAAATCTCTGGAATTTCTTGATCTATCTCACTGCTCGAAACTTACGAAGTTTCCAGAGATTTCAGATGTAATGGAGAAGCTAGAGGAGCTTAAATTAGACGGGACAGCAATTGAAGAACTACCCTCATCTATTAATAATCTTACGGGGCTTGATGAGTTAAGTTTGAGAAACTGCATAAGCCTTGTCTGTCTTCCGGACAATATCTGCAATTTGGAGGAACTTTCTCAACTCGATCTGACTGGGTGCTCTAACCTTTCGAAGTTGCCTGAGAACTTTGGGAATTTGAGATCCTCGTGGGACGATCTGGATCTGACTGGGTGCTCTAACCTTTCAAAGTTGCCTGAGAACTTTGGGAATTTGAGATCCTCGTGGGACGATCTGGATCTGACTGGGTGCTCTAACCTTTCAAAGTTGCCTGAGAACTTTGGGAATTTGAGATCCTCGTGGGACGATCTGTATTGGGACGATGACAACCGGCTTGAACTGGAGGGGAGTGGTATAAAACAACTTCCATTCTCTGTCTTGTGTATGGAATCATTTTCATGTAATGGATGTAAAGAGATGACGGCGCCCTTTTCCTCTTGGCCAACATGGAACCACCAAAATCCTGGTTACTCTGTTCTCACCGATCTTGATTTAAGTGACTGCAATCTCTTGGAATTATCGGATGGTATTGCTCATTTATCTTCATTGCTAGAATTAGACTTATCCGGAAACAACAATTTGGAAAGTTTACCTGCAGCAATGAATTGCCTGGGTGATTTAACATGGCTCAATCTGAGAGGTTGCAAGAGTCTGAAATCAATACCAGAGCTTTCATCAAGTATACGAGAAATCAACGCCCAAGATTGCACATCTTTGGAGACAGTTTCAACACCACAGCCTCCGTTCGCTGAGAACATTTGCTTCAAATTTTTTAATTGCTTCAAGCTAGTGAATACCAATCTATTTATAGATATTGTGGAAAGTGCTACTCATAATCAG GATTATGAATctgaggaggaggatgatgattcTGAGGATGGCCCTTGTTGCCTTATGACTCTTCCTGGAAGTGATATTCCAGATTGGTTCAACCATCAGAGTAGAGGGTCTTCCGTAACTGTGCAGTTACCACCCAATTGGCTCCCAAACAAGTTTCTGGGGTTCGCTATATGCGCCATCAGTAACTTGCGGGGTGATAATTATATAACAACTCTTCAATCTGCTTACTGTTGTTGTACCTTAAAAGCAAATGATGGTCAGGACAATTTCTATTTTCCTTTGTCCTCTTATTTGTCCTATTATCTTAGTGGAACTGGCAGGCCCCTTGACTCGGATCATATGTTGCTGGGATACACAAATTTCCGAAGTTTAGGAGAGTGGCATAATGAACGCAAATACACCGAGGCTAGATTTAGCATAGTGGCAGAGGACGATGAAGTGGCAGAGGACGATGAAATGGCAGAGAACTATGAAGTGGTAGAGGACGATGAAGTGGTAGAGGACGATGAAATGGCAGAGAACTATGAAGTGGTAGAGGACGATGAAGTGGTAGAGGACGATGAAATGGCAGAGAACTATGAAGTGGTAGAGGACGATGAAGTGGTAGAGGACGATGAAATGGCAGAGAACTATGAAGTGGTAGAGAACTATGAAGTGGTACAGGACGATGAAGTGGCAGAGGAAGATGAATCAGATGATTGGGAAGATTGCACTTGGACCACAAGTTGCGGGGTTCGGTTATTCCACACAAATCCACCATCCTCTCTGGACCTTATTTGCAATTTGGAAAATAGAGAAACAGAGATAGggagtaagagagagagagagaaacactAG